From the Budorcas taxicolor isolate Tak-1 chromosome 1, Takin1.1, whole genome shotgun sequence genome, one window contains:
- the LOC128053384 gene encoding collagen alpha-1(II) chain-like has product MTELENVETGRLHLRGAGKERTSVTVGGVFLVAAPPLGHGTARHKRPVSSLRERGQTEFPFLLSPGSSVPQPPRRVASEPLWKGPLAPAPRVPRRFSLLTARGASCSLERVDLSLGVFGQWDEKQERCPGRIVHERGVAGRGEGAGGLQEDPDSPATCSAEGAPRSRMGRCGPRVGRGEGSGAAWRARRPSRRDRLHRAPPRGEPVLQPGRGANLRPPAGLGGGAARGASALTSSSAGTQPQSPPEAPPYPPEAQPNSEPREEAAGCRRRGARAGGPGEVRGRAGGARGRAAPPARPAGAHTYPRAPRAPRGRPHLPSRPGVAAPAPVAARAPGRPRRPGPGRRARGGSRERRAAAAARAPARPAGGRPPRLRRQGENRAGAGAAAARGAAEPRAQRARPGAAAGCAPGRLRAPAGGAPRSKLHRGTRARGASWGAPGHRGPRGPPPARGGTRRGGQGPGRGGGARAGAAGRSLALPRVWTRAHTCPDRLGLNERLRARRGTPFGKRKGDSGSAPGARGDPLCAPRSRLGRAAPGGEREGPVGRPRASGSASVPARAPAGGGEGGAGSLRQLLQPEPPGAGVLNLEPGVGKRRRLACRALAGGRQVGPDRLPGRTRAGRGVGLGAAGRAALSGSRDRTGTACGPRRVSPRGPGPGAEAFAGRSAAQAPGLAGRGFAQPRGKGRAGRRLLRAVTGACWDPGDPLGWRPGRPQKPRRGARGSC; this is encoded by the exons ACAGCACGACACAAAAGACCTGTGAGTTCCCTTAGGGAAAGAGGACAAACCGAGTTCCCGTTTCTCCTCAGCCCGGGGTCCTCGGTCCCCCAGCCCCCGAGGCGTGTGGCGTCTGAGCCCCTTTGGAAAGGCCCCCTCGCCCCCGCGCCCCGAGTCCCCCGTCGTTTCAGCCTCCTCACTGCCCGTGGTGCTTCCTGCTCTTTGGAGCGAGTGGACCTCAGTTTAGGCGTCTTTGGCCAATGGGACGAAAAGCAGGAGCGCTGCCCCGGGAGGATAGTACATGAACGAGgagtggcggggcggggggagggggcggggggtctGCAGGAGGACCCCGATTCGCCCGCCACGTGCTCCGCGGAGGGGGCGCCGCGCTCCCGGATGGGGCGCTGCGGGCCGAGGGTGGGGCGCGGGGAGGGGAGCGGAGCCGCCTGGCGGGCAAGGAGGCCCTCTAGGCGGGATCGCCTCCACCGAGCGCCGCCGAGGGGAGAGCCGGTCCTGCAGCCCGGGCGGGGGGCAAACCTCCGCCCACCGGCCGGCCTGGGTGGGGGCGCGGCACGGGGGGCCTCTGCCCTGACTTCCTCCTCCGCTGGCACTCAGCCACAGTCACCCCCGGAGGCCCCCCCGTACCCCCCAGAAGCCCAGCCAAACAGCGAACCGCGGGAGGAAGCCGCCGGCTGCAGGAGGCGGGGCGCGCGCGCGGGGGGCCCGGGAGAGGTGAGAGGCAGGGCCGGCGGCGCCCGGGGCCGCGCCGCGCCCCCCGCGCGCCCCGCGGGCGCCCACACTTACCCTCGCGCCCCCCGCGCGCCCCGCGGGCGCCCACACTTACCCTCGCGCCCGGGGGTCGCGGCTCCGGCGCCCGTCGCGGCGCGCGCCCCTGGCCGCCCGCGGCGCCCCGGGCCCGGCCGGCGCGCGCGGGGCGGGAGCCGGGAGcggcgcgcggcggcggcggcgagggcTCCGGCGCGCCCCGCGGGCGGGCGGCCGCCGAGGCTCCGCCGCCAGGGGGAGAACCGGGCGGGagccggggcggcggcggcgcgcgggGCCGCCGAGCCCCGGGCGCAGCGTGCCCGGCCCGGGGCTGCGGCTGGATGCGCGCCCGGGCGGCTGCGGGCTCCCGCGGGGGGCGCCCCG CGATCCAAACTTCACCGCGGGACCCGCGCTCGGGGCGCCTCGTGGGGGGCGCCCGGCCACAGGGGTCCCCGAGGTCCTCCTCCCGCGCGCGGCGGGACCCGGAGGGGCGGCCAGGGgccggggaggggaggaggcgcCCGGGCCGGGGCCGCGGGGCGCTCACTCGCCCTCCCTCGGGTGTGGACGCGCGCACACACCTGCCCCGACAGACTAGGGCTGAACGAACGCCTCCGGGCCCGCCGTGGGACCCCCTTTGGCAAGAGAAAAGGGGACTCAGGAAGCGCGCCGGGAGCTCGCGGAGACCCGCTGTGTGCGCCCCGGAGCCGGCTTGGCCGCGCGGCGCCCGGCGGGGAGCGGGAAGGTCCCGTCGGCCGGCCGCGTGCGTCAGGCTCAGCATCCGTCCCGGCCCGCGCGCCCGCCGGGGGCGGCGAGGGGGGCGCGGGAAGTTTGCGGCAACTTCTCCAGCCGGAGCCGCCCGGCGCCGGGGTGCTCAACTTGGAGCCGGGAGTTGGAAAGCGGCGGCGCCTGGCGTGTCGCGCCCTCGCCGGCGGTAGGCAGGTGGGTCCTGACCGGCTCCCGGGGCGAacgcgggcggggcggggggtcgGGCTGGGGGCCGCAGGGCGCGCCGCCCTCTCCGGGAGCCGGGACCGCACCGGGACGGCCTGCGGTCCGCGCCGAGTCTCCCCCCGCGGCCCCGGCCCGGGCGCCGAGGCCTTCGCTGGGCGCTCCGCCGCCCAGGCCCCGGGGCTGGCGGGGCGCGGGTTTGCACAACCTCGGGGAAAGGGCAGGGCCGGCCGGCGGCTGCTCCGGGCAGTGACAGGCGCGTGCTGGGACCCGGGAGACCCACTGGGCTGGAGGCCCGGGCGCCCCCAGAAGCCACGGAGAGGGGCTCGGGGCTCTTGCTAG